A genomic stretch from Drosophila gunungcola strain Sukarami unplaced genomic scaffold, Dgunungcola_SK_2 000148F, whole genome shotgun sequence includes:
- the LOC128265711 gene encoding uncharacterized protein LOC128265711, translating into MVIMYNIKSPLPEMLSFENNTEMENSDGADNLATHSTVELRADAPEFVPISKMKPSTNNEDDVDFNELKKMFEALDEEKAQGIPWEGFPQSTEIPSSGAEVVLSNDVDNISVSLSINEDRSMENPTQISVFTTPSSVSLDSPPPVARRLVSKEMRREQKRIRAVDALNLAEQRRMWGHLVTCPEQGDENSEPAPSRSPIRFKPEKIVQVDRFRAAKREQIEKALLEIANELEEQERENREPIEPWTPNESEQSATMMEQPKKMTKMEDQPAEAWKTNQETNSMSLSSPVDGEKRTGDLTCFQQMNNQNPFNDKIVQRYSIKQLLDLKSQSEELKDPNVIQILKQFGLLSH; encoded by the exons ATGGTCATAATGTACAATATTAAGTCGCCGTTGCCAGAAATgcttagttttgaaaataataccGAGATGGAGAACAGCGATGGTGCTGACAATTTGGCAACCCATAGTACAGTAGAACTTCGGGCCGATGCCCCGGAATTTGTGCCGATCTCTAAAATGAAACCGTCTACCAACAACGAAGATGATGTGGATTTTAATGAACTAAAGAAAATGTTCGAGGCTCTGGATGAAGAGAAGGCGCAGGGAATTCCATGGGAAGGATTTCCCCAGAGTACCGAAATAC CGTCTAGCGGTGCCGAGGTGGTGTTATCCAACGACGTGGACAACATCAGTGTTTCCCTTTCTATCAACGAGGATAGAAGCATGGAAAATCCTACACAGATAAGTGTTTTCACCACTCCTTCTTCTGTCTCTCTGGATTCTCCACCGCCTGTGGCAAGGCGTTTAGTTTCAAAGGAAATGCGTCGCGAACAGAAGCGAATTAGAGCTGTGGACGCCTTAAATTTGGCAGAACAAAGACGCATGTGGGGTCATTTGGTTACCTGCCCAGAACAAGGCGATGAAAACTCTGAGCCAGCGCCCTCTCGATCACCTATAAGATTTAAGCCGGAGAAGATAGTACAAGTTGATCGCTTTAGAGCCGCCAAAAGGGAGCAAATCGAGAAGGCTCTTTTGGAAATAGCCAATGAATTGGAGGAGCAGGAGAGGGAGAACCGTGAACCCATCGAGCCGTGGACTCCAAATGAATCAGAACAGTCAGCCACCATGATGGAGCAGCCCAAGAAAATGACCAAAATGGAAGATCAGCCAGCTGAAGCTTGGAAAACCAACCAGGAAACCAACAGCATGTCCTTGTCATCCCCTGTCGATGGGGAGAAACGCACCGGAGACCTCACTTGTTTCCAACAGATGAACAACCAAAACCCTTTCAATGATAAAATCGTACAGCGTTATAGTATTAAACAATTGCTGGACCTCAAATCGCAATCTGAAGAACTTAAAGATCCCAATGTCATTCAGATCCTCAAGCAATTTGGACTTCTGTCCCATTAA
- the LOC128265714 gene encoding 40S ribosomal protein S19a: MPGVTVKDIDQHAVTKAVAVFLKKTGKLKVPDQMDIVKTAKFKELAPYDPDWFYVRCASILRHLYHRSPAGVGSITKIYGGRKRNGVHPSHFCRAADGCARKALQALEHARLVEKHPDGGRKLSSIGQRDLDRIANQIVVKQRDAAKQTGPLVISK, encoded by the exons ATGCCAGGCGTCACAGTGAAGGATATTGACCAGCACGCGGTTACCAAGGCGGTCGCCGTCTTCCTCAAGAA gACTGGCAAGTTGAAGGTGCCCGACCAGATGGACATCGTTAAGACCGCCAAATTCAAGGAGCTGGCCCCCTACGATCCCGACTGGTTCTATGTGCGCTGCGCCTCGATCCTGCGCCACCTGTACCACCGCAGTCCCGCCGGCGTGGGCTCGATCACCAAGATCTACGGAGGACGCAAGCGCAACGGCGTCCATCCGTCCCATTTCTGCCGTGCCGCCGACGGTTGTGCCCGCAAGGCCCTGCAGGCTTTGGAGCACGCCCGCCTGGTCGAGAAGCACCCGGACGGCGGCCGCAAGCTGAGCTCCATTGGCCAGCGGGATCTGGATCGCATTGCCAACCAGATCGTGGTCAAGCAGCGCGACGCCGCCAAGCAGACCGGCCCCCTTGTTATTTCCAAGTAA
- the LOC128265720 gene encoding probable small nuclear ribonucleoprotein G: MSKAHPPELKKYMDKRMMLKLNGGRAVTGILRGFDPFMNVVLDDTVEECKDNTKNNVGMVVIRGNSIVMVEALDRV, from the exons ATGTCGAAAGCCCATCCTCCAGAGCTGAAAAA GTACATGGACAAGCGGATGATGCTGAAACTGAATGGAGGACGCGCCGTGACCGGCATTTTGCGAGGTTTCGATCCCTTCATGAATGTGGTCCTGGACGACACGGTGGAGGAGTGCAAGGACAACACGAAGAACAACGTCGGAATGGTG GTAATCCGCGGCAACAGCATCGTCATGGTGGAGGCTCTGGACAGGGTTTAG
- the LOC128265705 gene encoding probable G-protein coupled receptor Mth-like 1 — MDRGLLTGVILLLAVSSNLASDEPQPRPSPPPTVKLNKCCHSGEYLNGTSGACIAGSEALWLPMVYLVQQQRFFEPHGASPRFLKFLPKSRPTCRPDQTQELFRSRGANVMLFPNGTLYVRERGLMVRPQDYCVDWEVALVCLNHTADALEDLGGHQPTALLKEQPALRLRKCCGKWGSYNTQLQNCDLQPSHPVDGLLRLAPQLPEGSYLTSYGLPECAGPLRGGYSIAGDWQEARLDRETAGLQLPHKNLSAEQYCLEHTQRPGEVKIIACQHLFRAEAGLGSQSGYPGRAAPHEINGQNLQKAVLTGGILVSIFFLAATLVAGFLLPAVHHALHWRCQICYVSCLLLGKVLLAIEELSSSLQPGSASCLLLAIAMQFFFLAAFFWLNTMCFNIWWTFRDFRPSSLERNQEALRLFLYSLYAWGGPLLITFVAACVDQLPETTLLRPGFGQLYCWYDNRNLSIFAYFYGPIGLLLCANIALFVSTTHQLTCGLWKRDDVKSSTEKSALGRVCLKLVVVMGVTWIADILSWLVGGPHGAWFFTDLINALQGVFIFIVVGCQPQVWTACRRIFCPRLRHDITNTTNGVQHSSSSQGLPSLANGTEITQNTASMPASNAATDSGRPEDSPEKPPMPPTPAVKMETVC; from the coding sequence ATGGATCGTGGCCTACTCACAGGCGTTATTCTTCTGCTGGCGGTGTCCTCGAATTTGGCCAGCGATGAGCCCCAGCCACGCCCCTCGCCGCCGCCCACCGTGAAGCTGAACAAGTGCTGCCATTCGGGGGAGTACCTGAATGGCACCAGTGGCGCCTGCATTGCCGGCAGCGAGGCCCTGTGGCTGCCCATGGTGTATctggtgcagcagcagcgtTTCTTCGAGCCCCACGGCGCCAGTCCACGCTTCCTCAAGTTTCTGCCCAAGAGCCGGCCCACCTGCCGCCCAGACCAGACGCAGGAGCTCTTCCGGAGTCGCGGCGCCAACGTGATGCTCTTTCCCAACGGCACGCTGTATGTACGGGAACGCGGTCTGATGGTCCGGCCGCAGGACTACTGCGTCGACTGGGAGGTGGCCCTGGTGTGCCTCAACCACACGGCCGACGCACTGGAGGATCTGGGCGGGCACCAGCCCACGGCCCTGCTGAAGGAGCAGCCCGCACTGCGCCTGCGCAAGTGCTGCGGCAAGTGGGGCAGCTACAACACCCAGTTGCAGAACTGTGACCTGCAGCCCAGTCACCCGGTGGACGGGCTACTCCGTCTGGCACCGCAGCTACCGGAGGGCAGCTACCTGACCAGCTACGGCCTGCCCGAGTGCGCCGGCCCCTTGAGGGGGGGCTACTCCATAGCCGGGGATTGGCAGGAGGCCAGGCTGGACCGGGAAACGGCCGGTCTGCAGCTGCCGCACAAGAACCTCAGCGCCGAACAATACTGCCTGGAGCACACACAGCGCCCGGGCGAGGTGAAGATCATAGCCTGCCAGCATTTGTTCCGCGCCGAGGCAGGACTGGGCAGCCAGTCGGGATACCCCGGACGGGCTGCTCCCCACGAGATCAATGGCCAGAACCTGCAGAAGGCCGTGCTCACGGGCGGAATACTCGTGTCCATTTTCTTTCTGGCCGCCACACTGGTGGCCGGTTTCCTGCTGCCCGCCGTGCATCATGCTTTGCATTGGCGCTGCCAAATCTGCTATGTCTCCTGCCTGCTGCTGGGCAAAGTGCTGCTGGCCATCGAGGAGCTGAGCTCCAGCCTGCAGCCGGGAAGTGCGAGCTGCCTGCTGCTGGCCATCGCCATGCAGTTCTTCTTCCTGGCCGCCTTCTTCTGGCTGAACACCATGTGCTTCAACATCTGGTGGACGTTCCGCGACTTTCGGCCCAGTTCGCTGGAGCGCAACCAGGAGGCACTGCGACTGTTCCTCTACTCGCTGTACGCCTGGGGCGGCCCGCTGCTGATCACCTTTGTGGCCGCCTGTGTGGACCAGCTGCCGGAGACGACGCTGCTGCGGCCGGGATTTGGACAACTGTACTGCTGGTACGACAACCGCAACCTCTCCATCTTCGCCTACTTCTACGGACCCATCGGTCTGCTGCTGTGCGCCAATATCGCGCTCTTCGTGTCCACCACCCACCAGCTGACCTGCGGCCTGTGGAAGCGGGACGATGTCAAGTCCTCCACGGAGAAGTCCGCTCTGGGCCGCGTCTGCCTGAAGCTGGTGGTCGTGATGGGCGTCACCTGGATAGCGGACATCCTGTCCTGGCTGGTGGGCGGACCGCATGGCGCCTGGTTCTTCACCGACCTGATCAACGCCCTGCAGGGCGTGTTCATCTTCATTGTGGTGGGCTGCCAGCCGCAGGTGTGGACCGCCTGCCGACGGATATTCTGCCCGCGCTTGCGCCACGACATCACCAACACCACGAATGGAGTGCAGCACTCGAGCAGCTCGCAGGGATTGCCCTCGCTGGCCAACGGCACGGAGATCACCCAGAATACCGCCAGCATGCCAGCCAGCAATGCGGCCACGGACAGCGGACGGCCGGAGGATTCGCCGGAGAAGCCACCAATGCCCCCCACTCCGGCCGTTAAAATGGAAACGGTTTGCTAA
- the LOC128265713 gene encoding GTP-binding nuclear protein Ran: protein MAQEGQDIPTFKCVLVGDGGTGKTTFVKRHMTGEFEKKYVATLGVEVHPLIFHTNRGAIRFNVWDTAGQEKFGGLRDGYYIQGQCAVIMFDVTSRVTYKNVPNWHRDLVRVCENIPIVLCGNKVDIKDRKVKAKSIVFHRKKNLQYYDISAKSNYNFEKPFLWLARKLVGDPNLEFVAMPALLPPEVKMDKDWQAQIERDLQEAQATALPDEDEDL from the exons ATGGCTCAGGAAGGACAGGATATTCCCACATTCAAGTGCGTGCTGGTCGGCGATGGCGGCACCGGCAAGACAACCTTCGTCAAGCGCCACATGACCGGCGAGTTCGAGAAGAAATACGTGGCCACACTGGGCGTGGAGGTGCATCCGCTGATCTTCCACACCAATCGCGGCGCCATCCGTTTCAATGTGTGGGACACCGCAGGACAGGAGAAGTTCGGCGGCCTGCGCGACGGCTACTACATCCAGGGCCAGTGCGCCGTCATCATGTTCGACGTTACCTCGCGTGTCACCTACAAGAACGTGCCCAACTGGCATCGCGATCTGGTCCGCGTCTGCGAGAACATCCCCATCGTCCTCTGCGGCAACAAAGTCGACATCAAGGACCGCAAGGTGAAGGCGAAGAGCATCGTCTTCCACCGAAAGAAGAACTTGCAG TATTACGATATTTCTGCCAAATCGAACTACAACTTCGAGAAACCATTCCTTTGGCTGGCGCGCAAGCTGGTTGGTGACCCCAACCTGGAGTTCGTCGCCATGCCAGCCCTGCTGCCGCCCGAGGTCAAGATGGACAAGGATTGGCAGGCGCAGATCGAGCGGGACTTGCAGGAGGCCCAGGCGACCGCCCTGCccgacgaggacgaggatcTATAA
- the LOC128265715 gene encoding uncharacterized protein LOC128265715 encodes MRNNRTVSVSVWLVLSAVLVALLLPEALLPTADAVSEPVCSYRNSEDETIFLKYLPLLRRGQDYVDFGKDGKCLKRATCTDTFKTIVEDCAQHKIACANKDRFTGVFPGCCLKCP; translated from the exons ATGCGCAACAACAGAAccgtatccgtatccgtgTGGCTGGTCTTGTCCGCCGTGCTGGTGGCGCTCCTGCTCCCGGAGGCACTACTGCCCACCGCCGATGCCG TCAGCGAGCCCGTGTGCTCGTACCGCAACTCGGAGGATGAGACCATCTTCCTCAAATACCTGCCGCTCCTGAGGCGCGGACAGGACTACGTGGACTTCGGAAAGGACGGCAAGTGCCTCAAGCGGGCCACCTGCACGGACACCTTCAAGACGATCGTGGAGGA CTGCGCCCAACACAAAATCGCGTGTGCCAACAAGGATCGCTTTACGGGCGTATTTCCCGGCTGCTGCCTCAAGTGTCcttaa